Proteins found in one Candidatus Angelobacter sp. genomic segment:
- the nadA gene encoding quinolinate synthase NadA, with product MIDISELQPAGVDRFPVWKPKPSVNSDDLSREILELKRKLNAIILAHNYQVPEIQDAADYVGDSLGLSQQAAKTSADVIVFSGVHFMAETAKILNPNKIVVLPDKDAGCSLEESCPAEKLRAFQATNPKFYTVTYINCSAEVKALSDVICTSGNAVKIVKAAPQDRDLLFVPDENLGAWVTEQTGRPMTLWKGNCYAHVEFRRDNVLRWRNRYPDAKIVVHPESLREVRDVADAVCSTEKMIDYCRTSPAQRFVIVTESGIIHRLHKECPGKEFLCAPVFDVMRMPADNCRCSECRYMKMNTLVKLRDCMRNLSPRIELPEEIIRRARLPIERMLEISATPSENAG from the coding sequence GTGATCGACATTAGCGAACTTCAGCCTGCCGGTGTGGATCGTTTCCCGGTCTGGAAACCGAAACCGTCAGTGAATTCTGACGACTTGTCTCGCGAAATCCTCGAACTGAAGCGGAAACTGAACGCGATCATTCTCGCCCATAATTACCAGGTGCCGGAGATTCAGGACGCGGCCGATTACGTGGGTGATTCCCTCGGTTTGTCGCAGCAGGCTGCCAAAACCAGCGCCGATGTCATCGTTTTCAGCGGCGTGCATTTCATGGCCGAGACCGCGAAGATTTTGAATCCCAACAAAATTGTCGTGCTACCGGACAAGGACGCCGGATGCTCGCTCGAAGAGAGTTGCCCGGCGGAAAAATTGCGCGCGTTTCAAGCGACAAATCCGAAGTTTTATACAGTCACCTACATCAATTGCAGCGCGGAAGTGAAGGCGTTGAGTGACGTGATTTGCACCAGCGGCAACGCGGTAAAGATCGTCAAGGCCGCGCCGCAGGACCGCGACCTGTTGTTCGTGCCGGACGAGAATCTCGGCGCGTGGGTGACGGAGCAGACCGGCCGCCCGATGACGTTGTGGAAGGGCAACTGTTACGCGCATGTCGAGTTCCGGCGCGACAACGTGCTGCGATGGCGCAACCGCTATCCGGACGCGAAAATCGTCGTGCATCCCGAAAGCCTGCGCGAGGTGCGCGACGTGGCGGATGCGGTTTGTTCGACGGAAAAGATGATTGATTACTGCCGCACGAGCCCGGCCCAGCGATTCGTGATCGTCACGGAGTCAGGCATCATTCATCGCTTGCACAAGGAGTGCCCGGGAAAGGAATTCCTCTGCGCCCCGGTATTCGACGTGATGAGGATGCCGGCGGACAACTGCCGATGCAGCGAGTGCCGTTACATGAAAATGAACACGCTCGTAAAACTGCGCGACTGCATGAGGAACCTGTCGCCGCGCATCGAACTGCCGGAGGAGATTATTCGGCGGGCCCGATTGCCGATCGAACGGATGCTGGAGATATCCGCAACACCCTCGGAGAATGCCGGTTGA
- a CDS encoding alpha/beta hydrolase, translating into MQNALKVITTALGGVLLCGSSLHGAGVELKTEPAPLGRLYDVGGHKMHLYRTGNGGPTVVLEAGAGAFSLDWYFVQREVEKFTTVCSYDRAGHAWSELGPRPRTMRQAVADLHRLLAQAGVSGPLVMVGHSYGGMLVRVFAADYPDQVAGMVLVDSSFENSFGNINGKIVRSWDDVKPRVVPAARAKINDDERVLTAPELEGYQQFLKWAGPPTIEDPFTRLPEPIQKIRLWAMSLPQSNVTDYNPYGSEEAILLFADRLRIEHPLGKKPLVVLTRKSKAHTPEQGATQKDMERMEQVRVEGERSLANLSGNSVFAESDYPVHEIQLTQPDLVVSAIQNVLEAVKIRSTLKPLEPRN; encoded by the coding sequence ATGCAAAATGCTTTAAAGGTCATCACGACAGCGCTCGGAGGTGTTCTTTTGTGCGGCAGCAGCCTTCATGGAGCAGGCGTGGAACTCAAAACAGAGCCGGCCCCGTTGGGCAGGCTATACGACGTTGGCGGGCACAAGATGCATTTGTATCGCACTGGAAACGGCGGTCCGACGGTCGTTCTTGAGGCGGGTGCGGGAGCCTTCTCGCTGGATTGGTATTTCGTACAACGCGAGGTGGAAAAATTCACGACGGTTTGCAGTTATGATCGGGCGGGACATGCCTGGAGCGAGTTGGGCCCAAGGCCGCGGACCATGAGGCAGGCGGTTGCAGATTTGCATCGGCTGCTCGCCCAGGCCGGAGTTTCTGGTCCTTTGGTCATGGTCGGACATTCCTATGGTGGCATGCTGGTCCGGGTCTTCGCCGCCGACTATCCGGATCAGGTCGCCGGGATGGTGCTCGTTGATTCAAGCTTTGAGAACAGTTTTGGCAACATCAATGGGAAAATTGTCCGCAGCTGGGATGATGTCAAACCAAGGGTGGTTCCGGCAGCGCGCGCGAAAATCAATGACGACGAGCGCGTTTTGACGGCACCCGAACTGGAGGGCTATCAGCAATTCCTGAAATGGGCGGGACCTCCAACGATTGAAGATCCATTCACCAGGCTGCCGGAACCGATTCAAAAGATTCGTTTGTGGGCAATGTCCCTGCCTCAATCGAATGTGACGGATTACAACCCGTATGGAAGCGAGGAAGCGATCCTGCTTTTTGCGGACCGACTTCGCATCGAACATCCATTGGGAAAGAAGCCGTTGGTTGTCTTGACGAGAAAATCCAAAGCGCACACGCCTGAGCAGGGCGCAACTCAGAAGGATATGGAGAGAATGGAGCAGGTGCGCGTTGAAGGGGAACGGAGTCTTGCGAACCTTTCCGGCAACAGCGTGTTCGCAGAGAGCGATTACCCGGTGCACGAGATTCAGCTTACGCAGCCCGACCTGGTTGTCAGTGCGATCCAAAATGTATTGGAGGCGGTTAAAATCCGAAGCACATTAAAACCGCTCGAGCCCCGGAACTAG
- the ftsZ gene encoding cell division protein FtsZ: MKKQRESVLNADRLNKGPALKVFGVGGAGCNAVEHIASGEFAGVSFAAVNTDIQSLLDLSVECVLPLGASLTRGLGAGGDPELGRAAAEADTELLRKLCAGAEVVVIVTGLGGGTGTGASPVLARAAREAGALVLAIATLPFECEGPRRHTQAQAGLEELKEAADAVLCLPNQRVLKLIDENTSLIETFKITNDLLAQGLRSIWRLLARAGIINVDFADLCSVVRGRHAESAFACAEARGEHRAREVVEKLLASPLLEGGAVLRDAGSVLVNIVAGRDLTMAEVNRVMSQLNRACESARVIMGAMVEAELGDRLGVTVIATRCNADEADQTATGEKAFAAASVMRPGGSRGAGEESAAIGAEFFEKGRAIRPASRFVAPPPELAPDKKEQLLAQQSGKTYRKPRSNMRQGVLPLDIISRGRFEKSEPTIYHGEDLDVPTYIRRGVPLN, encoded by the coding sequence AACAAGGGACCCGCACTGAAGGTGTTTGGCGTGGGAGGCGCCGGTTGCAATGCCGTCGAGCATATTGCGTCGGGAGAGTTTGCCGGCGTCAGTTTTGCAGCTGTGAACACGGATATTCAGTCGCTCCTCGATTTGTCGGTGGAATGCGTCCTGCCGTTGGGCGCCTCGTTGACGCGCGGCCTCGGTGCGGGCGGAGATCCGGAACTGGGACGGGCCGCTGCGGAAGCGGACACCGAACTGTTGCGTAAACTCTGCGCGGGCGCGGAGGTCGTTGTGATTGTGACCGGTCTTGGCGGCGGCACCGGCACTGGTGCGAGCCCGGTTCTGGCGCGCGCGGCCAGGGAAGCGGGTGCGCTTGTACTCGCCATTGCCACGCTGCCGTTCGAGTGTGAAGGACCACGGCGCCATACCCAGGCCCAGGCCGGCCTGGAGGAACTCAAGGAGGCTGCCGATGCGGTGCTCTGCCTGCCAAATCAGCGGGTGCTCAAGCTGATCGATGAAAACACGAGTCTGATTGAAACATTCAAAATCACGAATGATCTGCTGGCACAGGGACTGCGCAGCATCTGGCGGTTGCTGGCGCGCGCCGGAATCATCAATGTGGATTTTGCCGATCTCTGTTCGGTGGTGCGCGGCCGGCACGCCGAAAGTGCGTTCGCCTGCGCCGAGGCCCGCGGTGAGCACCGGGCACGGGAGGTGGTTGAAAAACTTCTGGCCAGCCCGTTGCTGGAGGGCGGGGCCGTTCTGCGCGATGCCGGTTCAGTGCTGGTGAACATTGTCGCGGGCAGGGATCTGACCATGGCGGAAGTGAATCGGGTCATGTCGCAACTCAATCGCGCCTGCGAAAGCGCACGCGTCATCATGGGCGCCATGGTCGAGGCGGAATTGGGCGACCGCCTCGGTGTTACCGTCATTGCCACGCGTTGCAACGCGGACGAGGCGGACCAGACTGCCACCGGCGAAAAGGCGTTCGCCGCCGCCTCGGTGATGAGACCGGGTGGATCAAGAGGTGCCGGCGAAGAGTCGGCTGCAATCGGCGCTGAATTTTTTGAAAAAGGGCGGGCGATTCGGCCGGCGTCACGATTTGTCGCGCCGCCACCCGAATTGGCGCCCGACAAAAAGGAGCAGCTGCTGGCCCAGCAGAGCGGGAAGACTTATCGAAAACCCAGGTCAAACATGCGACAGGGCGTGTTGCCGCTCGACATTATTTCCAGGGGCCGCTTCGAGAAGAGCGAGCCGACGATCTACCACGGTGAAGACCTCGATGTGCCTACTTACATCCGTCGTGGCGTGCCGCTGAACTGA